CGGTCGCGCGTGATCCCGCACGGGAGCACTCCGGTACTGGTGCCGAAGGGGGGACTCGAACCCCCATGAGTGTTACCTCAACGGTGTTTGAGACCGTCGCGTCTGCCATTCCGCCACTTCGGCCTGAGGTCTATTGTACTGGAGCGGCCGCCTCCGTGCGCGATACTCCATCGGCCGTTCTCAGGACACCCCGTCAGCTTCGTCCGTACTGTCGTCGTCATCTTCATCGTCGTCGTGGCGGCTCCTTCGGCCGGTCCACATGATGACGAGGTAGGCCAGCCCGAGACCCACGGCTACCATCAGGACTTCATCCCAGCCGCCTTCATGGAGCAGCAAGAGCAGCGGCGTGGGCACGCTATCGAGCATGGTGGGCGGCCAGGTCCGTCAGGCTCCAGCGCTCGTCGTCAACCCGAGCGCGGCCCTCGTCCTCCAGCTTGAACAGGTGGGCCTGCAGGTTCCGGCCGGCGTGGCCGTGGAGCGCGGGCGCAAGGCCAGGATAGATCCGTTCCACCATAGCTGGGATGAGCGCAACGCCGTGCGCGAGGGCGTCCAGTACCTGCCGCTCGCGCTCGGCTCGATGCTCGATGTACTCGGCCAGCTTGCCGGGGCCGTCTGCGACGACCGGTCCGTGCCCTGGATAGAGCACCATCGGCGTCAGATCGGCCAGCAGTTGGAGCGAGGTGAGCGAGGCCGCCAGCTCGCCCTGTCCCGGCCCGACCACCAGGCTCCCTGTCCCGGCGACGAGGTCGCCCGTGAACACGCAGCGCTCCGGTTCGAGCAGGAAACAGACGTGATCCCAGGTGTGCCCGGGTGTGTGGAGCGCCGTCAGCGAGGCATCCGCGAACTCCATCCGCGTGCCGTGCCCGAGCGGATGATCGACGCCCGGCAGGTCCGGGTGGCCGGCAATCGGCATCCCGAGCCGCTCGCGGAGGCGGCGAGCGGCCGGCAGATGATCGTCGTGATGGTGGGTGACCAGCGCGATGGCCGGCTTGCCCAGGCGTCGGAGGTTCTCGACAATCGCTTCGACGTGCTCGGGGAGGTCCGGACCGGGATCGATCACCGCCACCTCGGCCCGACCGACCAGGTAGGTGTTGGTGCCGGTCAGCGTCATGGGCGACGGATTGGGGGCCAGCACGCGCGCCACCAGCGGCGACAACTGCTCGGCGTCACCGGCCATCGTCAACAGTCCTCCAGGTCTGACGGCGTCCGACAGGGCGATGCGCCGCCACGATTCGGCCTACCATGGCAGATCCGCCCCGCCGATGTCCCAGCCGCCATGGTCGCGGATCGGCACCACCGTACGGATGGCTTTGGATCGGGCGAACTGCAACAGCGCCCCGGCCGTCTGGCAGCGTGAGATCACCCGAAGATGCTCGGCGGTCACCGAGACCAGCGTGGCCGTGCGGGCGTCGGCACGCGCCAGCATGTCGGCGGGAGCGAACCAGCCACCCTCGACCGTCTCGACGCCGCAATGCGACGCGGTCTGTTCGGCCCGATCCTCGGCCACGAAGAAGCGTGTGTCGTAGCGGCGCGGCGAGACGGCGGGCGTGATCCAGTGCGAGAAGTAGATGAGGTGCTCGGGGGTCAGGGCCAGCCGCCGTTCCCGCGCGATCTGGATCAGGCTGCTGCCGGCCTGCACCCGCGGTCGCAGCGCCGCCAGCGCCGTGCACGATTCGGCATCGAGCGGCGCATCCGGCCGTTCGCCAGCGTACGCCAGCAGGACGCCGGCCTCCTCGAACAGCTCCCGCAGGGCCGCCACGTGCAGCGCGAGACTGTCGCCGGGAGTGTCTGGCTGTGCGCCGCCCCGCGCTCCCAGGCGTGCGTGGGCGGCCTCAGCCGTCAGGCCCGTCAGCGGCGGTTCGCCGCCAGGGGCGCGGTCGTCGGCTCGAACCGTCCCGCCGGGAAAGACGTAGGCATCCGGGGCGAAGCGGGCCGACTGACCGCGCCTGACCATGAACAGTTCCAGGCGACCGTCCGCGCCATCACGGGCCAGGATCACGGTCGCAGCCAGCCGTGGCGTCACCGGCACGTCGGTGTCCGGGCCGTGTAGCCGATCGTCAGCCCAGGTCGACGAGGATCTGTCCATCTTCGACCTTCACGGCGTACTGGGCGACACGGGTGTACCCTTCGGGCCAGCAGGAGCGGCCCGTGCGCGGGTCGAACCGCCACTGATGCCACGGGCAGACCAGTTGTCCCTGCTCCAGCCGCCCCCGCCCGAGTGGGCCGCCCTGATGCGGGCAGCGGTTCGTCAGGGCGAACCACGCGCCGTCCAGCCGTACGACCACCAGCTCGCGGCCTTCGACCACGTACTCACGGCGCTGGCCATCTGCGAGGGCATCGGCTGGCCCGACCGGCACATAGCGCGGCGCCCGGCTCACGATCCGACCTTCCCGGCATGGCGACGACTGCTCACGTCCTGAGTATACGAGCGGCGACGTCGGGGGGTGAGGGGCTATTGCCGCAACTCCTCGTCAAACACGATCAAGTCCCGACGCGCAGGGCGATTGCATGTTCGTTGACGTTCCCGCAACGCCATGCAACGCGCAGGCGGGGGTCGAAACCCCCGCCTACACTCGCTCCGTCGCTGCGCGACGGACGCCGGGAGCAGCGGCAACAGGTGAGACCGGAGCGTCGCGAAGCGACTGCAGGATGGTAGGCGGGGC
The genomic region above belongs to Chloroflexota bacterium and contains:
- a CDS encoding Rieske (2Fe-2S) protein, with amino-acid sequence MSRAPRYVPVGPADALADGQRREYVVEGRELVVVRLDGAWFALTNRCPHQGGPLGRGRLEQGQLVCPWHQWRFDPRTGRSCWPEGYTRVAQYAVKVEDGQILVDLG
- a CDS encoding MBL fold metallo-hydrolase — its product is MAGDAEQLSPLVARVLAPNPSPMTLTGTNTYLVGRAEVAVIDPGPDLPEHVEAIVENLRRLGKPAIALVTHHHDDHLPAARRLRERLGMPIAGHPDLPGVDHPLGHGTRMEFADASLTALHTPGHTWDHVCFLLEPERCVFTGDLVAGTGSLVVGPGQGELAASLTSLQLLADLTPMVLYPGHGPVVADGPGKLAEYIEHRAERERQVLDALAHGVALIPAMVERIYPGLAPALHGHAGRNLQAHLFKLEDEGRARVDDERWSLTDLAAHHAR